The following coding sequences lie in one Myxococcus xanthus genomic window:
- a CDS encoding MtsA protein has protein sequence MSRNRRRAVLAVLSVTMVATGVVVHRLRETAAPAPVSAAARPVLSSVGPRLTSNETSQPLSIQGERLVPGLSLALGPPLSLRLPLTVVDDTHAYARLPAGLRLPEDAPQAVVEARLVGADGTESEGSGRLTVVNDAAFTDLTVMVPAPDGRTLFIASPPTDTVFALEVDTGRVSRLATGDGPSALAAWTDSDGRPWLGVTHRYQPELWLYALDALDAAPRVLPAPLGAEGLTVDGRAGVAFVAERVRDQVQALSLADGRVRWSAPVDPNPRALARWKDLLAVGSLQTGQLELLRQEDGALVAAVAPGPGVSIVGGNTERFREQVMGGKAPRFLVASERLGHVFMSSLGPNVGPNPQRMEVSANSGVSVVEPSRGTYVRHRGFGAGGTEGLALDDGAGLLYAADVGLGLVRVLDARALVSGDAPARRAVLQEVTVAPPEGTPRIRPPEDFGVRGRAGEALHSGPSALALSPDARTLYVLNRFTRTVAVVDVREAKAGKTRVVRQLPVETSRAQAKRRLGQVLYYADLGRTGITCDGCHIEGHTGGIFYEKTQPNRIYRSTTLRGSRDTPPYFTPASHISLVDTVRFVGARNRFRNPDPSPSEVEALALFNALIVTPPNPHRGEDGAPLETVALPDGRVGRPARGRALFEGKGACATCHPAPLYTLDQDLATRGRYLEVGTPVALPLRLEQQDLVPGAATPSLVGAWDVWPLLTSATAGYGVKDNRLVVETRFALRALLETSGPQHGDARALTPEECDDLLAFLLTL, from the coding sequence ATGAGCAGGAACCGCAGGCGTGCGGTGCTGGCGGTGCTGAGCGTGACGATGGTCGCCACGGGCGTGGTGGTGCATCGGCTCCGTGAAACAGCCGCACCCGCTCCGGTATCCGCCGCCGCGCGTCCTGTCTTGTCGTCCGTGGGGCCTCGGCTCACGAGCAATGAGACATCTCAGCCGCTCTCCATCCAGGGGGAACGGCTGGTGCCGGGGCTGTCGCTGGCGCTGGGCCCTCCGCTGTCGCTGCGCCTGCCGTTGACGGTGGTGGATGACACGCACGCCTATGCGCGGCTGCCCGCGGGGCTCCGTCTGCCGGAGGATGCGCCGCAAGCGGTGGTGGAGGCGCGGCTCGTCGGGGCGGACGGCACCGAGTCGGAGGGCTCGGGGCGGCTCACGGTGGTGAATGACGCGGCCTTCACCGACCTGACGGTGATGGTGCCCGCGCCGGATGGACGGACGCTCTTCATCGCTTCGCCGCCCACCGACACGGTGTTCGCGCTGGAGGTCGACACCGGGCGCGTGTCGCGGCTGGCCACGGGAGACGGTCCCTCCGCGCTGGCGGCCTGGACGGATTCGGACGGCCGGCCCTGGCTGGGCGTAACGCACCGGTATCAGCCGGAGCTGTGGCTGTACGCGCTGGACGCGCTGGACGCCGCGCCTCGGGTGCTGCCCGCGCCGCTGGGGGCCGAAGGGCTGACCGTGGATGGCCGGGCCGGCGTGGCCTTCGTGGCCGAGCGTGTGCGGGACCAGGTGCAGGCGCTGTCACTGGCGGACGGGCGCGTGCGGTGGTCGGCGCCGGTGGACCCCAACCCCCGGGCGCTGGCGCGGTGGAAGGACCTGCTGGCGGTGGGCAGCCTCCAGACGGGGCAGTTGGAGTTGCTGCGGCAGGAGGATGGGGCGCTCGTCGCCGCGGTGGCGCCGGGCCCAGGGGTGTCCATTGTCGGGGGCAACACCGAGCGCTTCCGCGAGCAGGTGATGGGCGGCAAGGCGCCGCGCTTCCTGGTGGCGAGCGAGCGGCTGGGGCACGTCTTCATGTCGAGCCTGGGGCCGAACGTGGGGCCCAATCCCCAGCGCATGGAGGTGAGCGCGAACAGCGGTGTGTCGGTGGTGGAGCCCTCGCGGGGCACCTACGTGCGGCACCGGGGCTTCGGCGCGGGCGGCACGGAGGGGTTGGCGCTGGACGACGGCGCGGGACTTCTCTACGCGGCGGACGTGGGACTGGGGCTCGTGCGGGTGCTGGATGCGCGAGCGCTGGTGTCGGGGGACGCGCCCGCCCGGCGCGCGGTGCTCCAGGAGGTGACGGTGGCGCCGCCTGAAGGCACGCCGCGCATCCGTCCGCCGGAGGACTTCGGGGTCCGGGGCAGGGCGGGCGAGGCGCTCCATTCGGGCCCCAGCGCGCTGGCGCTGTCACCTGACGCGCGCACGCTGTATGTGCTGAACCGCTTCACCCGGACGGTGGCGGTGGTGGACGTGCGCGAGGCGAAGGCGGGCAAGACGCGGGTGGTGCGTCAGCTTCCGGTGGAGACATCTCGCGCGCAGGCCAAGCGCCGGCTGGGGCAGGTCCTCTACTACGCGGACCTGGGGCGCACGGGCATCACCTGTGACGGCTGCCACATCGAGGGCCATACGGGAGGCATCTTCTACGAGAAGACGCAGCCCAACCGCATCTACCGCTCCACGACGCTGCGAGGCAGCCGCGACACGCCGCCGTACTTCACTCCCGCCAGCCACATCAGCCTCGTGGACACGGTGCGCTTCGTGGGCGCGCGCAACCGCTTCCGCAACCCGGACCCGTCGCCGTCGGAGGTGGAGGCGCTGGCCCTCTTCAACGCGCTCATCGTCACCCCGCCCAACCCCCATCGCGGCGAGGATGGTGCCCCGCTGGAGACGGTGGCGTTGCCAGACGGAAGGGTGGGGCGGCCGGCGCGAGGCCGCGCGCTGTTCGAGGGCAAGGGCGCCTGTGCGACGTGTCACCCGGCGCCGCTCTATACGTTGGACCAGGACCTGGCCACGCGGGGCCGGTACCTCGAGGTCGGCACGCCGGTGGCGCTGCCGCTGAGACTGGAGCAACAGGACCTGGTGCCCGGCGCGGCGACGCCTTCCCTGGTAGGGGCGTGGGACGTGTGGCCCCTGCTGACGAGCGCCACCGCCGGTTACGGGGTGAAGGACAACCGGCTCGTGGTGGAGACGCGCTTCGCGCTGCGCGCGCTGCTGGAGACGTCCGGGCCCCAGCATGGCGATGCCCGCGCGCTCACGCCGGAAGAGTGCGATGACCTGTTGGCGTTCCTGCTCACGCTGTAG
- a CDS encoding AgmX/PglI C-terminal domain-containing protein — protein sequence MSGQPSVLQVVILRDGLLVGTEVFVPGTYALGSDPSSDLRLDDPSVEPRHALLYFQNGRAAVQDAGSSTGLFVNGHRVSACEIRPVDEVLCGPFILKTRVLSQKPQEAKPQPPPEVAALLGAAQAPTPFAAPPPQAAAPAAPPPSAAPARQLRPATGVPPLSATMPAARVPQQVAAVPPVHVATQVAFPTPAQPVPAVAVVPPVAQQASVRAAGDHAHGLPQAQPALIPVPGAQQAPVGVPASTVPSVRRRAAPEPAPVANPGMQFADELMADLALDPLPEPTGPLLEEQRTLTRPTHAPRIAPGKGTAQLYLELYWGAVRRDARRFAPDKKKPVQASLDLEGAMPLWGFTLPEGAPFTLAEPLNNAFRLFVPPGTDVEKSSGDGRFTPVTGAALESDGSRRFLTLREGTAARLTQGQMSLVAYAAPKPARVFVNPLKGLPWLTLTCLGLFASAMAAFLVMKPHRQEVADFQQKSLPPVALRLIAPEPKKKEEAKKKLEAIKEQAKKPTKEKVAEKAPPKPVEKTPPPPKQPEQAVAAAAPPQNKALKALAKLSAAGPATNDLLAAVDKLGSGPGSKNVKNSNYKLSGLIGKAPIANAGLGTFGLGGGGKGGGATLGAELLRGKGGGGIGALGAGGVGKGKVGGTVTRATARSIASTQGTVDREAVARVINSNLHEVHGCYERALLKDPGLAGKVVLEWTIGTNGRVVAAKTKSSTLRNASVESCILSKLKSWTFPSPKGGVVIITYPFLFNSVGY from the coding sequence TTGAGCGGCCAGCCCAGCGTCCTGCAAGTCGTCATCCTCCGCGACGGTCTCCTCGTGGGCACCGAGGTGTTCGTCCCGGGCACCTATGCGCTCGGCTCGGATCCATCCTCCGACCTGCGCCTGGATGACCCGTCCGTGGAGCCGCGGCACGCCCTGCTCTACTTCCAGAACGGCCGCGCGGCGGTGCAGGACGCGGGCTCCAGCACGGGGCTCTTCGTCAACGGCCACCGCGTCTCCGCTTGTGAAATCCGGCCGGTGGATGAGGTCCTCTGTGGCCCCTTCATCCTGAAGACGCGCGTGCTGTCGCAGAAGCCGCAAGAGGCCAAGCCGCAGCCGCCGCCCGAGGTCGCCGCGCTGCTCGGCGCGGCCCAGGCGCCCACGCCGTTCGCCGCGCCGCCGCCGCAGGCCGCCGCGCCCGCGGCCCCTCCGCCCTCCGCCGCGCCCGCGCGGCAGCTCCGTCCGGCCACGGGCGTCCCGCCGCTGTCCGCCACCATGCCCGCTGCGCGCGTGCCACAGCAGGTGGCCGCGGTTCCTCCCGTCCACGTGGCGACGCAGGTGGCCTTCCCCACGCCGGCGCAACCCGTGCCCGCGGTGGCCGTGGTTCCCCCCGTGGCGCAGCAGGCCTCCGTCCGCGCCGCTGGCGACCACGCACATGGCCTCCCGCAGGCACAGCCCGCCCTCATCCCCGTGCCTGGAGCGCAGCAGGCTCCCGTGGGCGTACCGGCGAGCACGGTGCCCTCGGTCCGCCGCAGGGCCGCGCCAGAGCCGGCCCCCGTGGCCAACCCGGGCATGCAGTTCGCGGACGAGCTGATGGCGGACCTCGCCCTCGACCCGCTCCCGGAGCCCACGGGGCCGCTGCTGGAGGAGCAGCGCACGCTGACGCGGCCCACGCATGCGCCGCGCATCGCGCCCGGCAAGGGCACCGCGCAGCTCTACCTGGAGCTGTACTGGGGCGCCGTCCGCCGCGACGCGCGCCGCTTCGCGCCGGACAAGAAGAAGCCGGTGCAGGCCTCGCTGGACCTCGAGGGGGCCATGCCCCTGTGGGGCTTCACGCTGCCGGAGGGCGCGCCCTTCACGCTGGCCGAGCCGCTCAACAACGCCTTCCGCCTCTTCGTGCCGCCGGGCACCGACGTGGAGAAGAGCAGCGGTGACGGCCGCTTCACCCCTGTCACCGGCGCGGCCCTGGAGTCCGACGGCAGCCGCCGCTTCCTCACGCTGCGCGAGGGCACCGCCGCGCGCCTGACGCAGGGGCAGATGTCCCTGGTGGCCTACGCCGCGCCCAAGCCCGCGCGCGTCTTCGTCAACCCGCTCAAGGGCCTGCCCTGGCTGACGCTGACGTGCCTGGGCCTCTTCGCCTCCGCCATGGCAGCGTTCCTGGTCATGAAGCCGCACCGGCAAGAGGTGGCGGACTTCCAGCAGAAGAGCCTGCCGCCCGTGGCGCTGCGTCTCATCGCGCCCGAGCCGAAGAAGAAGGAAGAGGCCAAGAAGAAGCTGGAGGCCATCAAGGAGCAGGCGAAGAAGCCCACCAAGGAGAAGGTGGCGGAGAAGGCGCCGCCCAAGCCGGTGGAAAAGACGCCGCCGCCACCGAAGCAGCCCGAGCAGGCGGTGGCCGCCGCCGCGCCGCCGCAGAACAAGGCGCTCAAGGCGCTGGCCAAGCTGTCCGCCGCGGGGCCCGCCACCAACGATTTGCTCGCCGCCGTGGACAAGCTCGGCAGTGGCCCCGGCAGCAAGAACGTGAAGAACTCCAACTACAAGCTGTCCGGCCTCATCGGGAAGGCGCCCATCGCCAACGCCGGCCTGGGCACCTTCGGGTTGGGCGGCGGCGGCAAGGGCGGCGGCGCCACGCTGGGCGCGGAGCTCTTGCGCGGCAAGGGCGGCGGCGGCATCGGCGCGCTGGGCGCGGGCGGCGTGGGCAAGGGCAAGGTGGGCGGCACCGTCACCCGCGCCACGGCCCGCAGCATCGCCTCCACGCAGGGCACGGTGGACCGAGAGGCGGTGGCGCGCGTCATCAACAGCAACCTGCACGAGGTGCACGGTTGCTATGAGCGCGCGCTGCTCAAGGACCCGGGTCTTGCGGGCAAGGTGGTGCTGGAGTGGACCATCGGCACGAACGGCCGCGTGGTGGCCGCCAAGACGAAGTCCTCCACGTTGCGCAATGCCTCCGTCGAGTCCTGCATCCTCTCCAAGCTGAAGTCGTGGACGTTCCCCTCCCCCAAGGGTGGCGTCGTCATCATCACCTACCCGTTCCTCTTCAACTCGGTCGGCTACTGA
- a CDS encoding outer membrane beta-barrel domain-containing protein: MRYALLILLLLTPGLVRAQAEALENPGAVSAIQERRFRMHHELLLGVGVLPANAYYKGLVGTVGYTYHFTDTFAWQVGRGTYSYNLQTSLRRQLERDFNTSPNAAAFQDQVQWMVGSDLIWSPLYGKMAFLNESVLHIEAFLLGGGTVVKLDRDGGFRPAVNVGLGLRLFTGKTLSLRLDVTNNTVFTGATRVIQVPLIQFGTAFNFGATE; the protein is encoded by the coding sequence GTGCGATACGCCCTGCTCATCCTCTTGCTGCTGACGCCCGGACTCGTCCGCGCGCAGGCCGAGGCGCTGGAGAATCCCGGCGCAGTGTCCGCCATCCAGGAGCGGCGATTCCGGATGCACCACGAGCTGCTGCTCGGCGTCGGCGTGCTGCCGGCCAACGCCTACTACAAGGGCCTGGTGGGCACCGTCGGGTACACGTACCACTTCACTGACACCTTCGCGTGGCAGGTCGGGCGCGGCACGTACAGCTACAACCTCCAGACGAGCCTGCGCCGCCAGCTCGAGCGCGACTTCAACACGTCCCCCAACGCCGCGGCCTTCCAGGACCAGGTCCAGTGGATGGTGGGCTCGGACCTCATCTGGAGCCCGCTCTACGGGAAGATGGCCTTCCTCAATGAGTCGGTGCTGCACATCGAGGCCTTCCTGCTGGGCGGCGGCACGGTGGTGAAGCTCGACCGCGACGGCGGCTTCCGGCCCGCCGTCAACGTGGGGCTCGGCCTGCGCCTCTTCACCGGCAAGACGCTGTCGCTGCGCCTGGACGTGACGAACAACACCGTCTTCACGGGCGCCACGCGCGTCATCCAGGTGCCTCTCATCCAGTTCGGAACCGCGTTCAACTTCGGCGCCACGGAATGA
- a CDS encoding thrombospondin type 3 repeat-containing protein — protein sequence MRALTRSVWLIPVLLLSCSDAGLYALNGRGPGGKDRASFAGTVCVPLAGGEAFPTKVIFALQGGEGVEREVVGYATEALSTLSSRFSGPFVHFGLVAYHTVATGLLGSFSDASDFQAALPRYATYQESGPVSVRAALRLAKTLLSGDMQTSCRGEVARTRYVIVVVVRSQDTSCANPAFNVGLDSRCSALGNTSACSQCELTAVTGEIKALASQFSAGEVVVQPIYVRGETPDPITRQHVAAIANAGGTEPLETDAAGLSGTLTNIQYAARTNTLKLKRFFAYNRNVVVRAGQVLVDSDGDGLPDEDEVLMGTDPLRQDTDQDGLMDGVEVRMGLDPLQPDVINGCNVSLDEDGDRLNTCEERVLGTNACIGDTDGDALPDLVEALAMTNPLIPEDLLDTDRDGITNVAEVEAHGDPLSADLDFHRERGYGYELVETTPTVDGRSCYQVRVENVTVVPTRERPHPFIPGEVIKAGTNEVYLYLQAGRDNDPRGAGIGSLLIQEIQYSEEGGRLPAGIIPLEPDTFIPGT from the coding sequence ATGCGCGCCCTCACGCGGTCCGTCTGGCTCATTCCCGTGCTGTTGCTGTCGTGTTCCGACGCGGGCCTCTACGCGCTCAATGGCCGGGGCCCTGGCGGGAAGGACCGCGCCAGCTTCGCCGGTACCGTCTGCGTTCCGCTCGCGGGCGGCGAGGCCTTTCCCACGAAGGTGATTTTCGCGCTCCAGGGCGGCGAAGGCGTCGAGCGCGAGGTGGTGGGTTACGCGACCGAGGCGCTGTCCACGCTCTCCAGTCGCTTCTCCGGTCCCTTCGTCCACTTCGGCCTCGTCGCGTACCACACGGTGGCGACGGGCCTGCTGGGCAGCTTCTCGGATGCGTCCGACTTCCAGGCCGCTCTGCCGCGCTACGCCACCTACCAGGAGTCCGGCCCGGTGAGCGTCCGCGCCGCCCTGCGGCTGGCCAAGACGCTGCTGTCAGGCGACATGCAGACGTCCTGCCGCGGCGAGGTCGCCCGCACGCGCTACGTCATCGTCGTCGTGGTGCGCAGCCAGGACACCAGCTGCGCCAACCCGGCCTTCAACGTGGGGCTCGACTCGCGTTGCAGCGCGCTGGGCAACACGTCGGCGTGCAGCCAGTGTGAGCTCACCGCCGTCACCGGTGAAATCAAGGCGCTGGCCTCGCAGTTCAGCGCGGGCGAAGTGGTGGTGCAGCCCATCTACGTGCGCGGCGAGACGCCAGACCCCATCACCCGCCAGCACGTGGCCGCCATCGCCAACGCTGGCGGCACCGAGCCGCTGGAGACGGACGCGGCGGGCCTGTCGGGCACCCTCACCAACATCCAGTACGCCGCGCGGACCAACACCCTCAAGCTCAAGCGCTTCTTCGCCTACAACCGCAACGTGGTGGTACGCGCCGGGCAGGTGCTCGTCGACAGCGACGGGGACGGCCTTCCCGACGAGGATGAGGTGCTGATGGGCACCGACCCCCTGCGCCAGGACACGGACCAGGACGGGTTGATGGACGGTGTCGAGGTTCGCATGGGCCTGGACCCGCTCCAGCCCGACGTCATCAACGGCTGCAACGTGTCCCTGGACGAGGACGGCGACCGGCTCAACACCTGCGAGGAGCGCGTGCTGGGCACCAACGCCTGCATCGGCGACACGGATGGGGATGCGCTCCCGGACCTGGTGGAGGCGCTGGCGATGACGAACCCGCTCATCCCCGAGGACCTGCTCGACACGGACCGCGACGGCATCACCAACGTGGCGGAGGTGGAGGCGCACGGAGACCCGCTCAGCGCCGACCTCGACTTCCACCGCGAGCGCGGCTACGGCTACGAGCTGGTGGAGACCACGCCCACCGTGGATGGCCGCAGCTGCTACCAGGTCCGCGTGGAGAACGTCACCGTCGTCCCCACCCGCGAGCGGCCACACCCCTTCATTCCGGGCGAAGTCATCAAGGCGGGCACCAACGAGGTGTACCTCTACCTCCAGGCCGGCCGGGACAATGATCCACGGGGCGCGGGCATCGGCTCGCTCCTCATCCAGGAAATCCAATACAGCGAAGAGGGGGGCCGCCTGCCGGCGGGCATCATCCCCCTGGAGCCCGACACCTTCATCCCGGGGACCTGA